From the Gallus gallus isolate bGalGal1 chromosome 36 unlocalized genomic scaffold, bGalGal1.mat.broiler.GRCg7b 36_unloc1, whole genome shotgun sequence genome, the window ACCCCATAGATCCACCCTGAGGGAGGGGAGATAAGAAAGGGGGGCCAcatctcctccccacccccccagcctCACACCTacaccccataacaccccacagacccccattACACCCCATAGATCCACCCTGAGGGTGAGGGAGATAAGAAAGGGGGGATGcagctcctccccacccccccagcctCACACCTACACCCCATtacaccccacagacccccattACACCCCACAGATCCACCCTGAGGGTGAGGGACATAAGAAAGGGGGGGACACAGCTCCTCTCCACCCCCCATTacaccccacagacccacaccatggggggggggggggggggcgcatctcctccccacccccccagcctCACACCTACACCCCACgacaccccacagacccccattAGACCCCATAGATCCACCCTGAGGGGGGGGAGATAAGAAAGGGGGGCCAcagctcctccccacccccccagcctCACACCTACACCCCATtacaccccacagacccccattACACCCCATAGATCCAccctgagggggggggggataagaATGGGGGGGACACAGCTCTTCTCCACCCCTTCACCCCATTATAGCCCACTCCCCCACCCCATTACACCCCATAGATCCACCCTGAGGGGGGGGAGATAAGAAAGGGGGGCCAcagctcctccccacccccccagcctCACACCTACACCCCACgacaccccacagaccccccatTACACCCCATAGATCTACCCTGAGGATGAGGGAGATAAGAAAGGGGGGGCCGCATCTCCTCTCCAGCCCCCCAGCCTCACATCTACACCCCATgacaccccacagacccccattACACCCCATAGATCTACCCTGAGGGTGAGGGAGATAAGAAAGGGGGGGATGCAGCTCCTCTCCACCCCTTCACCCCATTATAGCCCACTCCCCCACCCCATTACACCCCATAGATCCACCCTGAGGGAGGGGAGATAAGAAAGGGGGGCCAcagctcctccccacccccccagcctCACACCTacaccccataacaccccacagacccccattACACCCCATAGATTCACCCTGAGGGGGGGGAGATAAGAAAGGGGGGACCGCATCTCCTCTCCAGCCCCCCAGCCTCACATCTACACCCCATgacaccccacagacccccattACACCCCATAGATCTACCCTGAGGGTGAGGGAGATAAGAAAGGGGGGGATGCAGCTCCTCTCCACCCCTTCACCCCATTATAGCCCACTCCCCCACCCCATTACACCCCATAGATCCACCCTGAGGGAGGGGAGATAAGAAAGGGGGGCCAcagctcctccccacccccccagcctCACACCTacaccccataacaccccacagacccccattACACCCCATAGATCCACCCTGAGGGGGGGGAGATAAGAAAGGGGGGACCGCATCTCCTCTCCAGCCCCCCAGCCTCACATCTACACCCCATTACAACCCAGCCCATGGGTGGGAGGGGAGATAAGAAAGGGGGGGGCCTatctcctccccacccccccagtcTCACACCTACACCCCACGACACCCCACAGACCCCTCCCCCCATCCCGTCCATCACCGCCCCCCACTCGCAGCTCACctgtgtggggcggggggggggcgccGTGGGGCCGCACACCGTCCGCGTGGGGCCGCGCCGTGGGGCCGCGCTGCACCGAGGGCTCAGAGGGGGATCGAAAGGGGGCAACGGCGGCGGTATAGGGGGGCGTGGAGGGGGGTTATAAAGCAACGCAGCAACGCAGCGACGCGGCAAAGAACCCCCCCCGGGTGGGCTCCTATGGGGCCGGGGTCACCCAGGCCCCCCATGCGGTGCCGGTGGCGGTGCCGGTGGCGGCGTTGGTAGCGCCGGCGGCCGCCTGAGCCCACGCGGTGCCGCCGTCGGTGGTGCTCCAAGCGGCGTATTGAGCCCCGGCGTCGCCGGCGCCGTACTGGGAAGCGTCGGCCCCGTATTGGGCGGTGCTGTACTGCGAGGGGTCGGCGGCCgactgttgttgttgctgctgttgttgctgttgttgctgctgttgttgttgttggacCGCCGCGGCGTATTGagcggccgccgccgccatggcgCTGTAATGGTTGGCGCCGTATTGGGCGTattgggaggaggaggaggaggaggaggaagaggaggaggaggaggaggtggaggagtaCTGGGAGGCGTACTGGGAGTACTGGGCGTATTGGTAGGCGCCGtactgggaggaggaggagtacTGGTGGCCGTACTGGGCATACTGGTAGAGGCGGGAGGAGGTGACGCCGGCCGGGGTGGCGGcgaagggggagggggagcgAGGGGGCGTGGCCGGGGAGGCTCCGCCCACCATGCGGTGGCAGCAGGGGGAGGTGAGGCGAGTGCCCCCCCCGCAGCCCAGGCGGTGCAGGCAGGAGGCGGAGCTTAAGCGGCCGCAGGCCCcgcccccctgctgcaggcggTGCAGGCAGGAGGCGGAGCTTAAGCGTGGGGAGCACGAAAGGCCGCCGCTGGATTGGAGGCGGTGAGCGCAAGCCCCGCCCCCCAAGCCCATTCGTCCCGCCCCCCCGAAGCAGGCCCCGCCCCCGGCGCGGCAGGGAGTGGCCAAGAAGGGGGAGGCAGGGCTACGAGGGAAGCAGGCTCCGCCCCCTCGGGGCGTGGCCAGGAAGGGGGAGGCGGGGCTTCGCGAGAAGGTGGCCCCGCCCCTCAGCAGCGGGAAGGGGCCGCGGGGGGAGGAGCCGAGAGAGGCCACGCCCCCGCGGGTCGGGGTAAGGGCCAATAGGGAGCCGGGGGCgcgggcggggccgcgcggggGGCGGGTCGGGGTGAGGGCCAATAGGGAGCCGGGAGCGCGGGGCGTGGCCAGGGAGGGGCGAGCGGGAGCCAATGAGAGGAGGGAGCcgggggcgcggggggcggagctcgtggtggtggtggtggcggcggTGGGGGTGGCGGTGGTGGGCGTGGCCGAGGAGGCAGGGGCGGAGTCAGAGGAGGTGGTGGCAGCAGGAGCGGGGGTGGAGGGGGCGGGGTCTGAGGCGGAAGTGGGCGGGGCAGATGCGGAAGTAGGCGGGGccggggaggaggaaggggcgGGGACTGcggagggggtgggggtgggggaggaggaaggggcgGGGTCCGGGGCGGCAGCGGGGGCGGCAGTGGgggtggaggaagaggaggaagaggaagaggaagaggaggaggagctggaggaggaactggaggaggaggaagaggaagaagaagaggaagaggaggaagaggaggaggaggaggaggaggaagaggaggacgaggaggaggaagagctaCGCGTGCGTTTCTTGCGCCGGGTTGGGCGGCCCTCCCGTTCCGctcccgctgccgccgccgcagccgccTCCTGCACCGCCGCTTCCGTCACCGGCGGCACCGACTGCGCCGCGCCGGGGGTCCTGGGGGGACAGCGGGGTCAGCACAGGGAGCCGTGGGGCAGAtaggggggggaggggttgtgGGGGAGcgatggggtggggaggggttgTGGAGTAGCTGTGGGGAGGGGtttggggcagctatgggggggggaggggttatggggcagatatgggggtggggaggggatgtggggtagctatggggaggggagaggttgtggagcaGCTATAGGTGGgaagggctgtggggcagctatgtAGGGGAGAGGGGTTGTGGGGTAGCTATGGGGAGGggttgtggggcagctatggggggagaggggttatggggtagggatggggtggggaggggttatggggtagcgatggggaagggagaggttgtggggcagctatgggggtGGGTTATGGGGTAGCGATGGGGGCGGAGGggttgtggggcagctatggggcaaCTATAGGGCAGTTATGTGCATGgggaggggttatggggcagatatgggggtgtggaggggttatggggtagcTATAGGAAGGGattgtggggcagctatggggggAGAGGAGTTATGGGGTAGTGATGGGGGGGAAAGGggttgtggggcagctatggggaggggctgtggggcagctatggggggcgaggggttatggggcagctatagggGGAagaggggttatggggtagcTATggggaggggctgtggggcagatatggggagggggtgtggggcaaatatgggggtggggaggggatgtggggtagctatggggtggggaggggatgtggggtagcgatggggtggggaggggatgtggggtagcgatggggaggggagaggtTGTGGGGCAGCGATGGGGGTGGGTTATGGGGTAGCGATGGGGGCGGAGGggttgtggggcagctatggggcaaCTATGGGGCAGTTATGTGCATGgggaggggttatggggcagatatgggggtgtggaggggttatggggtagcTATGGGGAGGGattgtggggcagctatggggggAGAGGAGTTATGGGGTAGTGATGGGGGGGAAAGGggttgtggggcagctatggggggggaggggttgtgTGGTAGCAATAGGGGTGAGGAGGGGTTGTGGGGTAGCAATGGGGAGGGGTTGTGGGGTAGCTatggggagggggtgtggggcagatatgggggtgaggaggggttgtagggcagctatgggggtggggaggggttatggggcagctatagggCATCTAGGGGCAGGGGAAGAGATCACCCCATATGACCACCCCATGTGACCATTCCATCACATGGAACCCATGTGATctcacccccccaccccccccatgaccccacaccGTGACCCCCCATGtgaccccaccccccccaacccccacataaccccaccccccccttgatcccccaaccccccactccgtgaccccccaccccccccatgaccccacaccCTTGTGACCCCCCCATGTgaccccacccccccaccccgtgaccccacacccccccacaTAACCCCACCTgacccccccactcccccccgACCCCCATGTAACCCACATGACCCcaaccccatgaccccccaaCACCCCACCCCGTGACCCCCCACCCTTGTgaccccccatccccatgtgaccccacaacccccacCTGACCCCCCTCGACCCCCACGTAACCCATATGACCACCTCCCCACCCTACCACGTGACCCCCACttaaccccataaccccacacccccccaaCATAACCCCAcctgacccccccaccccccccataacccataTGACCTcaccccccacgaccccccacccccccatgaccccacaccCTTGTGACCCATGTGACCCCACCCCCCGACCCCCATGtaccccatatgaccccaccccccaatgaccccaccccccacgacccccccgCCCCACCACAACTCCCCACGACCCCCACGTAACCCATATGACCACTCCCCCACCCCGTgaccccccacgacccccccacATAACCCCCCCTTCCcgtgacccccccacccccccatgaccccacaccCTTATGACCCCCCATGtgacccccccacaccccactccgtgaccccccatgaccccccccaCATAACCCCCCCCTTCCCGTgacccccacgacccccccacccccccatgaccccacaccCTTAAGACCCTCCATCCCCATGtgaccccacaacccccacctgaccccccctgacccccacTTAACCCCATAAGTCCCCACCCCCCACCACatgaccccccaccccccgacCCCCATGTACCCCATGTGACCccaccccaagaccccccaCCCTTGTgaccccccatccccatgtgaccccacaacccccacctgaccccccccaccccaccccgtgaccccccacgacccccccatgaccccacaccCTTGTGacaccccacccccccaaaacccatatcaccccaccctcccccacccccacataACCCCACATAACCCCACCCCCCACGACCCCCAACACCCcaccccccacgaccccccacaacccccccccacgaccccccctTCCCGTGACCTCCCACGACCCCCCACCCTTTTGACCCCCCATGTGACCCCACCCCCCGACCCCCACGTAACCcacgtgaccccccccccccgaaacCCATATGACCTCACCCTCCCCAACCCCCACGTAACCCAtgtgacccccccacccccccaacaccccccaacaccccaccccatgaccccccacgACCCTACCCCCCACATAACCCCTACACCCCACCCAGTgacccccccacgaccccccctTCCCGTGACCTCCCACGACCCCCCACCCTTTTGACCCCCCATGTGACCCCACCCCCCGACCCCCACATAACCCAtgtgaccccccccacccccccgaaGCCCATATGACCCcaccctccccagccccccacATAACCCCACATAACCCCACCCCCCACGACCCCCAACACCCcaccccccacgaccccccacaaccccccccccacgaccccccatTCCCGTGACCTCTCACGACCCCCCACCCTTGTGACCCCCCATGTGACCCCACCCCCCCACGCCCAcgtgaccccccccacccccccgaaACCCATATGACCTCACCCTCCCCAACCCCCACGTAACCCATgtgaccccccacccccccaacaccccaccccatgaccccccacgaccccccccacataactccccccaccccctgaccccccacgacccccccacGACCCCACACCCTTGTGACCCCCCATGTGACCCCACCCCCCGACCCCCAcgtgacccccccacccccccgaaACCCATATGACCTCACCCTCCCCAACCCCCACGTAACCCCACATAACCCcacccccccacgacccccaaCACCCCAGCCCATgaccccccacgacccccccccaCATAACCCCCCTTCCCATGACCCCCCACCCTTTTGACCCCCCATGTGACCCCACCCCCCGACCCCCACCTAACCCATGTGACCCCACCCCCCGACCCCCACgtaaccccccccacccccccaaaacccaTATGACCCCACCCTCCCTCACCCCCACATAACCCCacccccccaacaccccacCCCGTgaccccccacgaccccccccccccccccacataaCCCCCCTTCCCTGTCACTCACATCTGCTGCTGCCCGTCCCCCACGGCGGGGGCGGGGGAGGCGGGGTTGGACTcggaggagctggagctggaatCCGAGTCTGACGAGGaggacgacgacgacgacgaggatgaggaagaggaggacgAGGAAGAGGAGGACGACGAAGAGCTGCGCTTGGCCTTGGCGGGCGCTGCCTCCGCGGGGACGGCAGTAGAGGCCGCGGTGACGTCGGTGGCCGCTTCGGTGACGTCCGCGGTGGCCGCAGGGGACGCTTTGGGGCCATCGGTGGCGGCGGTGGGGCCGGGTGACAACCGGGCGCCGTCGGCGCTGGGGGAGGCTTCGGTGACGCCAATGGGTGCCGGCGACGCCGCGGTGACGCCGGGAGAGGCGTTGGCCACGTGGGCTGCGGGTGACGTCTGGGCGGCTGCAgagggggctttgggggggtcCGGAGGGGGGGATTTGCTCATAGGTTGGGGGGACGTCTGCgcggtggggctggggggggtggggcTGCCGGCAACCGTGGGGGGCGCCTGGGGGGTAGAAGCACCCATGGGGGGTGACTGGGTGGTGGtagcacccatgggtggggaCTGGGTGGTGGTAGCAGCACCCGTGGGGGGCGTCTGGGGGGTAGAAGCACCCATGGGGGGCAGCTGGGTGGTGTTAGTAGCACCCATGGGGGGCGGCTGGGTGGTCACAGCACCCATGGGTGATGGCTGGGGGGTGTtagcagcacccatgggtgacGGCTGGGGGGTCACAGCACCCATGGGTGACGGCTGGGGGGTGGTAGCAGCACCCACAGGTGGCGTCTGAGGGGGGGtagcagcacccatgggtgacACCTGCATGGTGTTACCAGCAGACGTAGCTGTCACCTGGGTGgcagcagcacccatgggtgacGGCTgggtggtggcagcagcaccCATGGGGGACATCTGGGTGGTGGTAGCACCCATAGGTGACATGTGGGTGTtagcagcacccatgggtgacATCTGGGTGGCCCCACCAGCCCCTATAGGTGACATGTGGGTGTTAGGAGCACCCGTAGATGACGTGTGGGTGTTAGCAGCCCCCGTAGGTGACATCTGGGTGGCCCCACCAGCCCCCATAGGTGACACGTGGGTGTGAGCAGCCCCCATAGGCGCTGTCTGGGCGGCCCCGGCAGCCCCTATAGGCGCCATTTGGGTGTTAGCAGCCCCCATGGGTGCCATTAAGGTGCCGTTCCCCCCGGCCGCCTCCGGTTTGGCTCCCGGCGAGGCGGCGTTGGTCGCCAGGGCCACCCTGGCGGCGTCGGGCCCCAGAGAGGCGGGCGAGGCGGCCATGGGGACGGGCGAGGCGGGCAGCGGGCGCGGCGTCACCTTGGCGTGCATGGCCGAAGCCACGGGGGAGGAAGGCAGGCCCAGCAGCTTGGCGGCCGCCAGAGCCCGCGGTaggcccggcggcggcggcggcggcgtcATCAGTGCCTTTGGGGACGCTTTGGGGACGATCGGGGACGGTTTGGTGGCGGCGAGTTGGGTCACCATCTGCGCCGTCACCGGCTGCGGTGTCAGCGCCATGAGCGGCACCGGTTTGGGGATGGTGGGCGATGGCGACTTGAGGTTGGGTGACGGTGATGGCACCGCCGGCGTGGCCTCGTTGGATGGTGGCGGCGCCGCTCTGGGCTGCGGTTTGGGTTCGGTGACGGCGCTGGGGACGCTCTGCGGGGTCGGTGGTGGCTTCTGGGGGTCCGTGGCGGCGTTGGGGACGCCGGGGGTGGCGGCTCTGCCGTCAGACGGCGCTTTGGGGACGGCGGGTGGCGGCGCCGCGTCCGTGCCAGCCTTGGGGATGGGCTGCTGTGGCATCACCGGCGtggcggtggtggtggtggtagcTTTGGGGATGGGCTGCGGCGGCGGCGTGGcgttggtggtggtggcagcttTGGTGACGGGTTGCTGCGGTGTCACCGGTGCGGCGGCGGCAGTGGCGGCCCTGGGGACGGCCTGCTGTGGCGATGGTGGCGTCACCGGCGCGGCCTTCGGGACGGGCTGCTGCGGCGCTGCTGCCGGCGTGGTGCCGGTGGTGGCCTTGGGGACGGCGCCGGCGGTGGGGacggtggcggcggcggccctGGGGACGTTCGGCGGTGTCACCGTCACCGTGTGGCTGTTGGCTCGGGGGCTGCCGTGCGGCGGAGCTGTCGCCGGCTTCAGCTCGGTGCCGGttggcgctgctgctgctgctgctttggggagCTGCTgcggtggcggcggcggtgcCGGTTTGGCTTCGGCGCTCACCGCGACCGCCGGTTTGACGTCAGGGCCGGCTTTGGGTGCCGTGGCTGTCACCGCTTTGGTGTCCGTGGTCACCTTGGGGACGCTCGGCGACGCCGGCGGTGGTGTCGGTTTGGCTTCGGCGGTGACTTTGGTGGCCGTCAGCGACGCCGTTGCCGGCACCGGTTTGGCCTCGGCGGTGGCTTTGGTGGCTGTGGGTGACGCGGTGGTGAGCGGCTTcgcctcagcactgctgcaggggaCGGTGGGCGACGTCAGTGGCGCCGGTTTGGCCTCGGCGGTGGCTTTGGGGGCAGCCGCCGCTGCCGTCACCGCTTTGGCCTCTTTGGCGACAGCCGCCAGCGCCGGTTTGACCTCCACGGTGGCTTTGGGGGCGCTCTGCGATGCCGCGGTCACCGCTGCGGCGTCGGTGGCGGCTTTGGGGGCGCTCTGCGATGCTGCGGTCACCGCTGTGGCCTCGGCGGTGGCTTTGGGGACCGTGGGTGAGGCCGCGGTCGCCGGCCTGGCCTCGGCGGCGGCTTTGGGGACGTCCTGTGCCGCCGGTTTGCCGTCGGCGCCGCTCTTGGTGCCGCCCGGCTGCGCCGTGCCGTCGCCTTTGGGTGCTCCCGCAGCCCCTTGGCTCGGAGGGGGGGTCCCGGCCGGCCCCTGGCTCGGAGGGGGGGTCCCCGCTTCGGCCTCCCCCGCACCGGAGGGCGCTTTGGGGCCGTCAGGCGGCGACGGGGATGCCGGCGGGGGGGACGTCAGCTCGGCGCTCGCTTTCGGGGCGGCGTCGGCGCCGTCGGTGGGtttggaggggggggtgggctcggtgccgggggggggcggggcgcCGCCGATGGGCAcccatttgggggggggttgcgGGGCGGCGGGGTGCAGCTCGGCGATGGGGACCCATTTGGGTCGGGGGGGGGCGGtcggggcgggggccggggcgggAGCCGGGctgggggcgggagggggggtgggggggttgcgGGGCGGAGGGGTGGGGGAGCGGctgaggggggtgggggagcggcggcgggggggggtggagctgcggcggcggcggcgggggggggtgCGGGAACGGGGGGAGGCGCGGGAGCGCTTTTtggggcggggggaggagagggagcgGGAACGGGAGGAGCGGGAACGGCCCCCGCCGCGGCGCCGGGGGGAGCGCGAGgagcggcggcgggagcgggagcggcggcggcgggagcgggaCCGGGAGcggccccccccacccccgcgGCGGGGGGAACGGGAACGGCGGCGGGAACgggagcggcggcgggaggAGCGCGAACGGCGGCGAGAGGAGCGCGAACGGGAacggccccccccgccccagcGGGAGCGCGACCAGCGGgaacgggagcgggagcggTTCCAGCGCTGCGCCGAGCGCgagcggcggcgggcggggggggagcgggagcgggaggaggcggcggcggcggttgcggtggggggggggatgatgAGGGGCAGGCGGAGGGGGCTGGTGGAGTTGGGGCGCCAGAGGGGGGTGCGCGAGCGGGAGCGGCGGCGGGACGGGGGGGTgcgggagcgggagcgggggcggcggcgggacGGGGGGGTGCGGGAGCGGGcgcggcgggaggggggggagcgggtgcgggagcggcggcgggaggggggggagcgggtgcgggagcggcggcgggaggggggggagcgGGAGCGGCGGGGGCGGGAGGATTTGGCGCGGGGAGGGGGGCTGGAAgggcggggaggggggctgAGAGGGGCGGctttgggtttgggggggggagacggggaggggctgcggggttgggggggttCGGAGGCGTCGCGTTGCGGGGGGGGCTCGGCCGCAGCCGGGCTCACGGGCGCCGTCGGCTCCGGGGGCTCCGAGGGCGGCTGCTGGCGGGGGGGGTGACGGCTGCGGCTCCGCCTAtggtgggaggaggggggggacaCAAAAAGAAGGGGGGTGAGGGATGATGTGGGGTACGTGCCGCCCCCACGCTCCCCGCGCACCCCGCAAACCACCCCGCCCGGCCCCAGCGACCCCCCCCCTTCagcccccccccttccccgcgccccgggacccccccaccGCAAAGGGCTCACCTGGGGCTGTTGGGGGCCCTCGGCGGGGGGGTCCGGCGCATCGGGGCCGCTCTCGGGTTCGGCTGCTGGCGGCGGGGGGGCCTTCGGGGCGGCGCTGCGGGACctgtggggcggggggtgggggtggggtgggtttgggggtggttgtggggctggaggtgggggtggggggcgggggggggcactCACCTGCTGCGGGAGGAgcccgaggaggaggaggaggcggctcCGGGGGAGGAAGAGCGGTCACGGCGCGGCTTCGGGGCGGCCGCCTCCGGGGAGGACCtatgggggggaggaggggaggaatgggggggttatggggtgcgATGAGGGTGTGGGGGGCACAGGGGGTGTTGGGGGTGGGCGTAATGAGCATCtaaggggggtttgggggggcgCTGAGGGGGTCTGG encodes:
- the LOC124417069 gene encoding nascent polypeptide-associated complex subunit alpha, muscle-specific form-like, whose translation is MGPHRRAAPRRPPTPPSKPTDGADAAPKASAELTSPPPASPSPPDGPKAPSGAGEAEAGTPPPSQGPAGTPPPSQGAAGAPKGDGTAQPGGTKSGADGKPAAQDVPKAAAEARPATAASPTVPKATAEATAVTAASQSAPKAATDAAAVTAASQSAPKATVEVKPALAAVAKEAKAVTAAAAAPKATAEAKPAPLTSPTVPCSSAEAKPLTTASPTATKATAEAKPVPATASLTATKVTAEAKPTPPPASPSVPKVTTDTKAVTATAPKAGPDVKPAVAVSAEAKPAPPPPPQQLPKAAAAAAPTGTELKPATAPPHGSPRANSHTVTVTPPNVPRAAAATVPTAGAVPKATTGTTPAAAPQQPVPKAAPVTPPSPQQAVPRAATAAAAPVTPQQPVTKAATTTNATPPPQPIPKATTTTTATPVMPQQPIPKAGTDAAPPPAVPKAPSDGRAATPGVPNAATDPQKPPPTPQSVPSAVTEPKPQPRAAPPPSNEATPAVPSPSPNLKSPSPTIPKPVPLMALTPQPVTAQMVTQLAATKPSPIVPKASPKALMTPPPPPPGLPRALAAAKLLGLPSSPVASAMHAKVTPRPLPASPVPMAASPASLGPDAARVALATNAASPGAKPEAAGGNGTLMAPMGAANTQMAPIGAAGAAQTAPMGAAHTHVSPMGAGGATQMSPTGAANTHMSPIGAGGATQMSPMGAANTHMSPMGATTTQMSPMGAAATTQPSPMGAAATQVTATSAGNTMQVSPMGAATPPQTPPVGAATTPQPSPMGAVTPQPSPMGAANTPQPSPMGAVTTQPPPMGATNTTQLPPMGASTPQTPPTGAATTTQSPPMGATTTQSPPMGASTPQAPPTVAGSPTPPSPTAQTSPQPMSKSPPPDPPKAPSAAAQTSPAAHVANASPGVTAASPAPIGVTEASPSADGARLSPGPTAATDGPKASPAATADVTEAATDVTAASTAVPAEAAPAKAKRSSSSSSSSSSSSSSSSSSSSSSSSDSDSSSSSSESNPASPAPAVGDGQQQMTPGAAQSVPPVTEAAVQEAAAAAAAGAEREGRPTRRKKRTRSSSSSSSSSSSSSSSSSSSSSSSSSSSSSSSSSSSSSSSSSSSSSSSSTPTAAPAAAPDPAPSSSPTPTPSAVPAPSSSPAPPTSASAPPTSASDPAPSTPAPAATTSSDSAPASSATPTTATPTAATTTTTSSAPRAPGSLLSLAPARPSLATPRAPGSLLALTPTRPPRGPARAPGSLLALTPTRGGVASLGSSPRGPFPLLRGGATFSRSPASPFLATPRGGGACFPRSPASPFLATPCRAGGGACFGGAGRMGLGGGACAHRLQSSGGLSCSPRLSSASCLHRLQQGGGACGRLSSASCLHRLGCGGGTRLTSPCCHRMVGGASPATPPRSPSPFAATPAGVTSSRLYQYAQYGHQYSSSSQYGAYQYAQYSQYASQYSSTSSSSSSSSSSSSSSQYAQYGANHYSAMAAAAAQYAAAVQQQQQQQQQQQQQQQQQSAADPSQYSTAQYGADASQYGAGDAGAQYAAWSTTDGGTAWAQAAAGATNAATGTATGTAWGAWVTPAP